In one window of Vallitalea okinawensis DNA:
- a CDS encoding DegV family protein, with product MSIKIITDSTCYIPEHLVEKYNIDIISLNLFWDDKTIKETEMDNNAFYNLLATKDVFPKSSQPAIQDVIDTFEKNIIEGDEIIGIFLSSKMSGTYQSTHMVKEQLLVKYPEAKIHLIDSLSNSMELGYVALKAAELASLGQSANDIINASKDIIMKSKFIFMPGTLEYLRRGGRIGRANALVGSLLRITPLLTVEDGVTSVLSKVRTKKKAIDTMTTYVEEQINTFGLGDIIVHHIQNECEAKTLAKRLEKIVGQPVDICSIGPVIGAHVGPGAIGIVYYTKELPATQRN from the coding sequence ATGTCTATAAAAATTATTACGGATAGTACTTGTTATATCCCAGAGCATTTAGTTGAGAAATATAACATTGATATAATTTCGCTAAATCTTTTTTGGGATGATAAGACGATTAAAGAGACCGAAATGGATAATAATGCTTTTTATAATCTATTAGCTACAAAGGATGTCTTCCCAAAGTCATCCCAGCCAGCTATCCAAGATGTGATTGATACTTTTGAAAAAAATATTATTGAAGGTGATGAAATTATTGGTATATTTCTATCTTCAAAGATGAGTGGCACTTATCAATCTACTCATATGGTAAAGGAGCAGCTATTAGTGAAATATCCAGAAGCTAAAATCCACTTGATTGATTCATTATCCAATTCTATGGAATTAGGGTATGTTGCATTAAAAGCTGCAGAATTAGCTTCACTTGGTCAATCCGCTAACGATATTATAAACGCTTCTAAAGACATAATTATGAAAAGTAAATTTATTTTTATGCCAGGTACTCTGGAATACTTACGAAGAGGTGGTCGGATTGGTAGAGCTAATGCTTTAGTCGGTTCTTTACTAAGAATTACACCTCTTTTAACAGTTGAAGATGGCGTAACTTCTGTTTTATCGAAAGTGCGAACCAAGAAAAAAGCTATAGACACCATGACTACATATGTAGAGGAGCAAATTAACACCTTTGGTTTAGGTGACATCATCGTCCATCATATTCAGAATGAATGTGAGGCTAAAACTTTAGCTAAACGTTTAGAAAAGATAGTAGGTCAACCTGTTGATATATGCTCTATTGGACCAGTTATCGGCGCCCATGTAGGTCCCGGCGCCATTGGTATCGTTTATTACACAAAGGAATTACCCGCTACACAACGCAACTAA